Proteins co-encoded in one Pseudophryne corroboree isolate aPseCor3 chromosome 1, aPseCor3.hap2, whole genome shotgun sequence genomic window:
- the LOC135056077 gene encoding uncharacterized protein LOC135056077, with protein sequence MSGECSSVQNEEESVGMFHQLDTSDKPQTLKKKKTKRNSEERLRSHKFTTEENETLIDGVLRNYDKLFGRPGGLNYSVECKEAIWRDIAKNVSSLGTCIRTAIVCRKRYHDCKSTVKKKMAEEKNYVSGTGGGPAKIFDYLHWEQRLQGIIKLASVVGVPGGLDTGKNTTISDQIQMAYSKEGNGGISKKTKNKEKASNCQGSSKNCLPEVQQATKVNPPQMTMDLIELQTSIPTLETVPATNSSEIVILGDEPLEREYCTLENVMNMEEGAYSDCFYVSENSPISEPFNENAEQSNQSTIFGGETSKEHGQINNPTHIDLASNPLFQHMNNMFLTSMSDFKEVLHGEIGHMVEGLDNIKSTLCTLIGIQEQNALQINTSLSSIANSLKKLLELKIKEPEEGFYQENSIATGSSKPALLKKRKRLTQNLSEEDHEQACNSPEEHAPRAKNRKKFLKLRQRRLFL encoded by the exons ATGTCTGGTGAATGCTCATCTGTTCAAAATGAAGAAGAAAGTGTTGGCATGTTTCATCAGCTTGATACCTCGGATAAACCTCAGACgctcaaaaagaaaaaaacaaagagAAATTCTGAGGAGCGTCTGCGCTCCCACAAATTCACCACTGAAGAAAATGAGACCCTCATCGATGGAGTATTGAGAAATTATGATAAATTATTTGGACGACCTGGAGGCCTAAATTATTCCGTCGAGTGTAAGGAGGCAATTTGGCGTGACATAGCAAAAAATGTTAGCTCCCTTGGCACCTGTATACGCACGGCGATTGTGTGTCGCAAGAGATACCACGATTGCAAAAGTACAGTTAAAAAGAAAATGGCTGAGGAGAAAAACTATGTAAGTGGTACTGGTGGTGGACCTGCCAAAATTTTTGACTACCTACATTGGGAGCAAAGACTACAGGGAATCATTAAATTAGCCTCTGTAGTTGGAGTTCCAGGTGGATTGGACACGGGGAAGAATACAACAATATCTG ATCAAATCCAGATGGCCTATAGTAAAGAAGGCAATGGTGGTatctccaaaaaaacaaaaaacaaagaaaaag CTTCCAACTGTCAAGGGTCATCTAAAAACTGTTTACCAG AAGTGCAACAAGCAACCAAAGTAAATCCTCCACAAATGACTATGGATTTAATTGAGCTACAGACTTCCATTCCGACACTTGAGACAGTTCCAg cAACCAATTCCTCAGAGATTGTCATTTTGGGAGACGAGCCGTTGGAAAGGGAATACTGTACCCTTGAAAATGTTATGAATATGGAAGAAGGAGCATACTCTGATTGTTTTTATGTATCTGAAAATAGTCCCATTTCAGAACCATTTAATGAGAATGCCGAGCAGTCCAACCAATCAACCATTTTTGGAGGGGAAACAAGCAAAGAGCATGGGCAAATTAATAATCCAACACACATTGACTTGGCAAGCAACCCTCTATTTCAGCATATGAACAATATGTTTTTAACTTCCATGTCTGATTTTAAAGAAGTCTTACATGGTGAAATTGGGCATATGGTGGAAGGTTTGGACAATATTAAGAGTACACTCTGCACATTGATAGGGATCCAAGAGCAAAATGCACTCCAAATTAACACGAGTTTAAGTTCGATAGCCAATTCTTTGAAGAAACTCCTGGAGTTAAAAATTAAAGAACCTGAAGAGGGGTTTTACCAAGAAAATTCTATTGCTACTGGTTCCAGCAAGCCGGCCCTCCTAAAGAAGAGAAAAAGGCTTACACAAAACTTATCAGAAGAGGATCATGAACAAGCATGTAATTCCCCAGAGGAACATGCCCCAAGGGCCAAAAATCGGAAAAAATTTCTCAAACTAAGACAGCGTAGACTTTTTCTCTAA